TGAGGACGGTAAAGCCAGGATCATGGGTTGAAGACAAAAGGAAAGAGTAGCTAATCTTTCCAAGCACGGTACTTATTATATACAGAGAGGGGGAGTGATAGGAACGCGTACCATTCTTTATCTTTTCTGTTTACTGGACTCCGACCTTCAGAATTTTCGATCCCAGAACCGGGAAGCGATTCACCTGGGGGGTAGTCCAAGAACCTCCTCCTCCGGAAAGGGCCGAATCCCCTGATGCCTTCCATTGAGAATTGCCCTGGCCGCTGCGGACTCCATTGTTTCTTGGCTGTGACGTCTAAGAGGGTTCTTGAACAAAGCCTACGAAAAGCAAGATCGTTCCGCGGAGCAGAGATCGCACGTAATCCTTATTATCTCTttgctcttcctcttcttcttcttcttgaagtttctccctcttctcccaatCAATCTCGTTATTCCAATtctgatttctttttttcttttcctcttttttctctccttttccttTGAAAACCTGTCGGGGAACGgtgttctcctcctcttccctaaTCGTTCCGCTCCCATCGATTCCGCTCGCTCACTCGTTTCAGCTGAGAGAAAGGAGTATGGGAGACTGGAGAGAGGGTGAAGGGGAGCTTCCGCCAAATCTATAGGGGAGTTCGTGGCTCTCCTCAAGCCTCGACGCCCTGGGCGGGCTTTTCGGCTCCCCTTCCCGCCCGTCCCTCGCCCTCCCGCCTTGTTTGTTAGATCGGGGAAGTTTAACGCGCCCGGTACGTACACCCCAAGCATTCGTGGGATTCGGATCCTCTGCGGTGCGTGTACCGCCCTAGATAGCCTAGCCAAGTCATCTATCTCGGATTCTCGGCGACGGACGACCGTCGTCCCTCTCCAGAACCGAACGCTGCATGTTTGGCGGCAAATGTGGTGCATCGCGTGGCGAATGTTGTTGCTCCGCAATGCAAAACACGCACCGCCACAGAAAATCCCACTCGCATCATTACGTCGAAGTTCGCTCGAGAGGATAAGCGATGAGAAATCCCTCTACAAGAACAGTTTTACTTAGATAACTAAATAATAAGAGACCAAAAGGGTAAATCCTATTTCGTTATTTTTGTCCAATACAGTTATTTCATGTAATAAGAAAAATTTGTAACCTCCAATTATTATCTAGCTCTTATTCACTCATAAAACACGTTAAAATATTATTGCTTCGTGCAATGAAGTCATTCATTGGGTATGATCGAAGTCAAAAAAAGTCAGTTCTATCCGAAGTTAAGATGTCCAATATGCTTTCCATGTACACTTTCAAAATTTATCTTTCTTACCGAGTAgtctaaaaaattaagaaagatAAAAGTCCAAATGATATTCATACTATAATAAGCAACATGGTTGGCAACCTGATCTGCTAACTTGATACTTTATAATGTGACTTGCTATGAACGCATCAAGGTTTGAGATCAGATTTCTCTCATCCATAGGAGGACAGACATCGTCGTTACTTGTTTACTCAGTCTGGTGAAGCAATTGATGACAGTAAAGGAGTCGCCCTCCATCCACGTAGCAGTAGCTTGGAGTTCAATtatcaatataaatatattcCAAGAAAGTTGGATAAAGGTGaagatttttgactaattaCTGTATAGGAGTCATATGCTTACTATTGTTGTCTGAGATAGATGCCTCTTTAACATAGATGAAGGGACTCTAGCAGTTGTAAAGAGAAGCAAGAATGGAAAGTGGATTAAGTGAAGGAGAGTAATGAGAAAGATAGGAGCAAGATGATGATCAAAGCAGAGATGATTCttttaaataataaacaaaatttcaCGCTTGTGTGTATCTTGTTTCTTTTTCTGAGAGATACCTGACATTTATAcctaccaattttttttttttgatatggcTTGGGATATCTCCAATCTGATCAAAATCTAGATACCTCCTAAGTAGAGCTGGTCATGCACTGGGCTTGGGCGAAAAagatcaaattttaaataggccCGATTAAAGATAAATAGAGTTTAGGCCCGAGGCTCGGTATGTAACCAGCTTTAACCAAGCCAAATCCTTCATAAGAAGTTAACCTAAAAGATGAGTTGGATCCATGTCTATATGTGGTGAATTTCTAATTAATGCTAATCTCATGTTCCTCATATTAATTAATGCTGCTGTATCTATTTTATTTGTAGATTTTTTGAAAGTTTCACTTTTACAATAAAAGTATTAAGAAGTTCTATATGCTTTTCtacattatatatttttataaaagttaTAATATCAAAAATCACCTAGGCGGTTGAGAGcttttatttgatatttttttgccGGTTGGAagaattatttttcaaataacttTCTGCATGTAACTTGCCGTACAGAAGAGTCGATAGCGGCTTTCTGCATGCTgtcatatttaaatttcaatATATTTGATAAGTCCATGAGAAAAAGTATCTATTGCTAAGAGCTCATGCATTTCTATTGCAAgagtctccctttttttttaagtggATATTGTATTCAATAATGCTATTGACAAGGCATTTCTCATGATGTCATGAAATTCTTGTTTCTAGGATGATTGGTTATCATATTCTAATTTTATATAAACTTTAATAAGGCATACGATTTGTATAATAAATTTCTTTTCAGATGCTAATACAAATGTCTATTACAACGTAATTCAGATTGTGTAAGGTATATTATTTATGTGATATTTATATATGTTTATAGCCTCATCGCACATATAAAATTATAACTAGAAGGGTGAGATGGGAGAGGTTGGGGAAACGATGGAAAAGCCCCCAAAACTTGGCATAGGCAAGATTTAAACCCTCCACAACCATCAGAAGGCGAGAGGACCTTAGATGCTTGGCGGACATAAAAATTTCAGGCCGTGCTTTTAACATGACCGCCGAAAAAACCCAGCACCATCTTACGGTAGTATGATCCTGACATCGGGCAAAGCCTGATGGCTCCCTTTCAGACGAGGGCGTTGCTTATAACGCAGATGGTCATTATTCACCATTACCGTTCCAAGGGAGCAATGATGAATTCACCTAATAATATCGATGGAAACTGCTTGTGTCCAGCAGCAAGCAAGCAAGCACGCACTAATGTCGATCCATTGAACAGTCCGGACCATCTTACGGAGATGGGATGCAAGAAGAAGCGCTTAGGGCACAGCCTCTATATCAAGCCAGCCTGTAGGAACCACTTATgccatcttagagctctttgcACGAGGTCAACTACATGCATGCATTGGTCCAGAATAATTTTCTTCCACAAGAGCTCCTGAGCCAGTCTCACCAAATACATACCATAAACAGTACCGGCTCATGGATGAAACTTGGTTCAGCCATGGCTATCCAAAAATATGCAACCAAGAAGCCCTAGAGAATAAAAAACTAAAAGGATACAGATAGCGATGATCCAAGTGTATCAGCTAACAAGTTTCTCCCTGTTTTCCTCCATGAGTTTCTGGAACTCCTTCCTCCCCGCAGAAACTAAGCCTTTCACCACATCAAAAGTAGTCAACCTTATGCTGCATGATGAAAAAGTTAATGAGCAAAGAGTGCCAAAGAATATTAAATCACAACAGTGATGTAGTTAAAGGATATTACAGTCATAACATCCTCAGGTGATTAGACTAATCCTGCAGTCACAAGAAATATACCTGCTGTTTGGCAGATTTTTCAATGCATTGGGGACGAAGCCCCGATACAACCCAATGAGACCATCACGTTTCACAATACCTGCATTCATGGCAAAGCCATATCAAGAAAATATTGATGGTGAATATGGAAATTTGATTAAAAGGGGTGTGCCATTAGCTTGTCATTGACTTGAAGGTGCTATTAAAATTATAGACCCTATTTTAAGCTTCTAAGTCATACAAATTAGAAGATGAGACATCTTTAGCTTTTATTCCTCAAGCCACCTAGCCAACAATCAAGTTTAATGTCAACTCTaactgtaacaacccaggatctcacccaaaatagctagctggAAGATATCAtttaggtttcttgatcctatataagtacccaagatctatccagcgaataaccaatgtgggactaaacacacgtctgcacagatcctcacatacttcacCGTTTAAGCTCTAACGTCCTCGTtaggctaaggattcaaatctattcaaatctaatcacaagtatcACAATCGGCCTATGGTCggccccaatagatccgtgctgtaGTGTTCCCTAGTCTACATAGATTATGGGTggggtctgctctgataccatttgtaacaatccaagatctcacccaaaatggctagtctgAAGattttatttgggttccttgatcctatataagtatccaagatctatccaacgaataaccgatttgaaactaaacacacgcctgcacagATCTTCACACTAACCAACAAAGAATCAGTCAGATTCATCATTCAGACTATCCGTAATGACTGAATGTACACCCCACTTTTCTTGTACTATTGTAAAGCAATGCATATATATCATTTCCAAGCTTTTGTGTCTGTGTTAAGCCAGCTCTGTGAGTCATTCTTTGCTATCACCTTAAAGGGTCAGAATTCACAACCTTTGCCAACACAATCAATCTCATGCACCATTTCTATTCTAAGCTCTCACCATCACTTGAGCTAGGAAGGGGCTGAGATGCAGTGGTAACAAATGACACATTATCTCAATTCATCAGATTGTACATAAAGCATTAATTGAATGAGTCAACACCCTAAGTAGCCATTGGATCAGCAAAGCAAATAAACTACGTAATAACTAGAAATATCATGTCTTACCTGGAAAAGCATCAAGAACAGTATTGTAAGGCGTGCCTTTCATTTGCATCTGCCTTCTCACAGTATCCAGAGGATAGCACATAAGTGTAGCAAGTGTTGCTGACACTATAGCAGTTGCCATTGATGTCTCTGGTCTCTTTTGATACTTCTCTGGAAGAGATTTCTTCACCCTGTCATttatatattaatgaggagaatGTCACTTTTACGTTAGAAACTATATCAGACTTCCTAAGTTATTAATGGAACATGGAGGCGGTGACCTCACAAGTCAAAAATGCAGAAGTTCACAGCAATATAAGGCGCTATTCCAATAAGAGAAGGACCAAGACCATTATAAAACGAtgccatcccttcttccctcAGCATGTTCAGAGCAACCTGGCAAGTAACAAACTCGTCATTGTATCTATGGCAAAAGGAATACTGAGCATAATGGTTTTTACCTGAGACATAGTTCTGCATCCAGGTTCAACTGCAAGCCTTAGCCGCAGCACATCCAAAGGATATGTTATCTATCAAAGAGTGTCAAATAAGTTCAAATTATTGCATACCGTGTGTAATGTTACATGTGTAAATGCATTCTATTGCAGGAGGCAAAACAATATCAGAAAGTCTAATACAATCACCCACCAGCAAGCCCACCTATACAACCACATACTTGAACACCCAGACTGACCTATTCACACATACAAAAGCACATCTGCACACGATTAAATTGTGTCTTCATATAAAACTCACAAGTGTGGAGGTCATCCCAGCACAAGCCCCTGCAGCAAGCCTCCCAACTACAGAGAGTTCCCCATCTTTTTTCCTGAAAAGTTTCTGAAAGCCAAAATTTTAAACAGAAAAGTTTGCATGTCAAAGATTAAGCTCAAACAAGATATCACAGACTAAGTGAAACCTCAGAAGATTGTATTATATTAAAGGAATTTCCATTACCTTGTAAACCTCATAAGCAAAAAGCTGGACAGCACTGTATGGAATTATGCGTATCACCTGAAAATGATTCACACATATTGAGACCAGGAAAAGATAAATGAGAGCATTTGATGCAGCCGGAGAGGTAGCAGATGTCAGAAACCTGGGGAAGATTGCCTTTCCAATAGCCTTTAATACCTTCCTCCTTTCCTATCAATGTAATAGCCTAACAACAATATGAAGAAGCTAAATTTAAGATCAAATAAGATACTCCAAGAAACACCTAGGCTATCCATCATTAAAAGCATGAAAGAGTACAAGCATGATGCCACAACTTAAAAAAACTAATAAACACTGCAACCAAGATACTAGGAATGAAGACAGGACTAAGTTTTACAGGAGAAAA
The Phoenix dactylifera cultivar Barhee BC4 chromosome 3, palm_55x_up_171113_PBpolish2nd_filt_p, whole genome shotgun sequence DNA segment above includes these coding regions:
- the LOC103704018 gene encoding thylakoid ADP,ATP carrier protein, chloroplastic, producing the protein MGRRKGVLIWRHIPALQKDNLAGDCEPPLSSWVGPRPATSLRPFASVSVGDGSTRGSGDESNNGSNDNSGGIGSLVAEREKDGFPSAAQLVRHPQALLALVPDGVALFSAGAIAGAAAKTVTAPLDRIKLLMQTHGLRAAEGTGKKGIGFIEAITLIGKEEGIKGYWKGNLPQVIRIIPYSAVQLFAYEVYKKLFRKKDGELSVVGRLAAGACAGMTSTLITYPLDVLRLRLAVEPGCRTMSQVALNMLREEGMASFYNGLGPSLIGIAPYIAVNFCIFDLVKKSLPEKYQKRPETSMATAIVSATLATLMCYPLDTVRRQMQMKGTPYNTVLDAFPGIVKRDGLIGLYRGFVPNALKNLPNSSIRLTTFDVVKGLVSAGRKEFQKLMEENREKLVS